One Oryzomonas sagensis DNA segment encodes these proteins:
- a CDS encoding secondary thiamine-phosphate synthase enzyme YjbQ, translated as MCYRNAMHITVSVFINDDESGLHQDFEEWLEGLAPEKPYSRYRHNGYEDNADAHLKRTIMGREVVVAVTDGKLDLGPWEQIFYGEFDGMRKKRVLVKIIGA; from the coding sequence ATTTGCTATAGAAACGCCATGCACATCACCGTCAGCGTGTTCATCAACGACGACGAGTCCGGCCTGCACCAGGATTTCGAGGAGTGGCTGGAGGGGCTGGCGCCGGAAAAACCCTATTCCCGCTACCGTCACAACGGTTACGAGGACAACGCCGACGCCCACCTCAAGCGGACCATCATGGGGCGGGAAGTGGTGGTGGCGGTGACCGACGGCAAGCTGGACCTGGGGCCGTGGGAGCAGATTTTCTACGGCGAGTTCGACGGCATGCGGAAAAAGCGGGTACTGGTGAAGATCATCGGGGCGTAG
- a CDS encoding TIGR01212 family radical SAM protein (This family includes YhcC from E. coli K-12, an uncharacterized radical SAM protein.), with protein sequence MSQPKRYNTFSDELKRIFGCKVQRISVDAGFTCPNRDGTLDRAGCIFCGGSGSGAYSIRPELSVAAQVEDGKEVMRRKYRAEKFIAYFQAYSNTYAPVEHLQALFDEALSVPGVVGIIAATRPDCLPDPVLDFLARLGEQTYFWLELGLQSIHDKSLALINRRHDYACFVDALERAKARGIRVCAHVILGLPGESREEMLAMAGELNRRGVDGVKLHLLHVMKGTRLAEMYGRGEVALLDRDGYAGLVCDFLELLDPTVLIHRLTGDGGRDNLVAPLWSLNKFEVLNLIDAELERRDSRQGMRFSLNP encoded by the coding sequence GTGTCCCAACCCAAACGGTATAATACCTTTTCCGACGAGTTGAAGCGCATCTTCGGCTGCAAGGTGCAACGCATCTCCGTGGATGCCGGCTTTACCTGTCCCAACCGGGACGGGACCCTGGACCGGGCGGGGTGCATCTTCTGCGGCGGGTCCGGCTCCGGGGCCTACAGCATCCGTCCCGAACTCTCCGTGGCCGCCCAGGTGGAGGACGGCAAGGAGGTCATGCGCCGCAAGTACCGGGCGGAAAAATTCATCGCCTATTTCCAGGCCTATTCCAATACCTACGCGCCGGTGGAACATCTGCAGGCGCTGTTCGACGAGGCGCTCTCGGTCCCCGGCGTGGTCGGCATCATCGCCGCCACCCGACCCGACTGTCTGCCCGACCCGGTGCTGGATTTCCTGGCCCGCCTGGGGGAGCAGACCTATTTCTGGCTGGAGCTGGGGCTGCAATCCATCCACGACAAGAGCCTGGCGCTCATTAACCGCCGCCACGACTACGCCTGTTTCGTGGATGCCCTCGAACGGGCCAAGGCCCGCGGGATACGGGTCTGCGCCCATGTGATCCTGGGGCTGCCGGGGGAATCGCGGGAGGAGATGCTGGCCATGGCGGGCGAACTGAACCGCCGCGGCGTGGACGGCGTCAAGCTGCATCTGCTGCATGTGATGAAGGGAACCCGCCTGGCGGAGATGTACGGGCGGGGCGAGGTGGCACTGCTGGACCGGGACGGCTACGCCGGACTGGTGTGCGATTTCCTGGAACTGCTCGATCCGACGGTCCTGATCCATCGCCTGACCGGCGACGGGGGGCGGGACAACCTGGTGGCGCCCCTCTGGTCGCTGAACAAGTTCGAGGTGCTCAATCTGATCGATGCCGAACTGGAGCGGCGCGACAGCCGGCAGGGGATGAGGTTTTCCCTGAACCCGTGA
- a CDS encoding sodium:calcium antiporter produces the protein MINWLLLVVALGIILLGATVFTNGLEWFGKKMNLSDGAVGSIFAAIGTALPETLVPIIAILFGSKAAGHEIGVGAIIGAPFMLGTLAFCISGIAVMVNRGKRDDYPVMRVDTIVMRRDMEYFMALYALAIAASFLGGHPVIKTFIALALLLTYGGYVLRTLRGGNGNHEVEEADLDPCYFAPKSHDPHMSIITFQVLGSLLLIVWGSYIFVEKVQVISAQMGISAFVLAMIIAPIATELPEKFNSVIWISKGKDTLAIGNITGAMVFQGAVITAIGILMTEWRLEATALTTVGITFASVGMAYCQIRWKRHLTPGTLLAGGIFYLAFIGFVVLGRG, from the coding sequence ATGATCAACTGGTTATTGCTGGTGGTCGCCCTGGGCATCATCCTGCTGGGGGCGACCGTTTTTACGAACGGCCTGGAGTGGTTCGGCAAGAAGATGAACCTGTCGGACGGCGCCGTGGGGAGTATCTTTGCCGCCATCGGCACGGCCCTGCCCGAGACCCTGGTGCCGATCATCGCCATCCTGTTCGGTTCCAAAGCCGCCGGCCACGAGATCGGCGTGGGGGCCATCATCGGCGCCCCCTTCATGCTGGGCACCCTGGCCTTCTGCATCAGCGGGATCGCGGTCATGGTCAACCGCGGCAAGAGGGACGACTACCCGGTCATGCGGGTGGACACCATCGTCATGCGCCGCGATATGGAATACTTCATGGCACTCTACGCCCTGGCCATCGCCGCCTCGTTCCTGGGGGGGCACCCGGTGATCAAGACCTTCATCGCCCTGGCGCTGCTCCTGACCTACGGCGGTTACGTGCTCAGGACCCTGCGGGGGGGCAACGGCAATCACGAGGTCGAGGAGGCCGACCTGGACCCGTGCTATTTTGCGCCAAAATCCCATGACCCCCACATGAGCATCATCACGTTCCAAGTGCTCGGGTCACTGCTCCTGATCGTATGGGGTTCGTATATCTTTGTGGAAAAGGTCCAGGTCATCTCGGCCCAGATGGGGATTTCAGCCTTCGTGCTGGCCATGATCATCGCCCCGATCGCAACCGAACTGCCGGAGAAGTTCAACAGCGTCATCTGGATCAGCAAGGGGAAGGATACCCTGGCGATCGGCAACATCACCGGCGCCATGGTCTTTCAGGGGGCGGTCATCACGGCCATCGGCATCCTGATGACCGAATGGCGGCTGGAGGCCACGGCCCTGACCACCGTGGGCATCACCTTCGCTTCGGTGGGGATGGCCTACTGCCAGATCCGCTGGAAACGGCACCTGACGCCGGGGACGTTGTTGGCGGGGGGGATTTTCTACCTGGCGTTCATCGGCTTTGTCGTGCTGGGGAGAGGCTGA
- a CDS encoding KUP/HAK/KT family potassium transporter, whose translation MGLVFGDIGTSPIYTLTVIIALTKPTQENVFGIISLIVWTLMILVNIEYALLAMSLSRKGEGGTIVLREILVRMIKPGRQMVFVTFLSYLGVALLLGDGVITPAISILSAVEGALLIPSLSGLSQGAIILGAAVIAIILFIFQFKGTDKVAKAFGPIMLVWFASLTLSGTLSLTSFPGIIAAMSPHYAIAFLAKNGLAGFFVLSEVILCATGGEALYADMGHLGRKPVKRAWYLVFVALVINYLGQGAFIITHPDAKNILFGMVQSQSALLYVPFLVLTIMATVIASQALISGVFSIVYQGITTRILPLLKVDYTSHYLKSQIYIGAVNWLLLALVIMIMLIFKKSDNLAAAYGLAVTGTMTITGIMMVMIFSRTKKKWKVPVALFVTLIDAAFLTSNLHKLPAGGYWSLILASIPLGAILIWTKGQRALYRALKPLDLETYLMSYEQIYHKGHIAGTGLFFVKEYDTIPPYLVHCTIRSNIIYERNVLISIIRTDEPYGLKSNLTTGLGTGLDAFEVIAGYMEMFDIEQLLKDKGILEKVIFYGIEDIATANPVWKVFSAIKKLTPNFVQFNKLPAAKLQGVITRVEM comes from the coding sequence ATGGGACTGGTGTTCGGCGACATCGGTACCAGCCCCATTTATACCCTGACCGTCATCATCGCCTTGACCAAGCCGACCCAGGAGAATGTCTTCGGCATCATCTCCCTGATCGTCTGGACCCTGATGATCCTGGTCAACATCGAGTACGCCCTCCTGGCCATGAGCCTCTCCCGCAAGGGCGAGGGGGGGACCATCGTGCTGCGCGAGATCCTGGTGCGCATGATCAAGCCGGGACGCCAGATGGTCTTCGTGACCTTTCTCTCCTACCTGGGTGTCGCCCTGCTCTTGGGGGACGGTGTCATCACGCCGGCCATCAGTATCCTCTCGGCCGTGGAAGGGGCTCTGCTGATCCCGTCCCTGAGCGGCCTCTCCCAAGGCGCCATCATACTGGGCGCCGCCGTCATCGCCATAATCCTGTTCATCTTCCAGTTCAAGGGAACCGACAAGGTGGCCAAGGCCTTCGGGCCGATCATGCTGGTCTGGTTCGCCTCCCTGACCCTTTCAGGCACCCTCTCCCTGACCTCCTTTCCCGGCATCATCGCCGCCATGAGCCCCCACTACGCCATCGCGTTCCTGGCCAAAAACGGCCTGGCCGGTTTCTTTGTCCTGTCGGAGGTCATCCTCTGCGCCACCGGCGGCGAGGCGCTCTATGCCGACATGGGGCACCTGGGGCGCAAGCCGGTCAAGCGGGCCTGGTATCTGGTCTTTGTCGCCCTGGTGATCAATTACCTGGGGCAGGGCGCCTTCATCATCACCCATCCCGACGCCAAGAACATCCTGTTCGGCATGGTCCAGTCCCAGTCGGCGCTGCTGTATGTCCCCTTTCTGGTACTGACCATCATGGCCACGGTGATCGCCTCCCAGGCCTTGATCAGCGGCGTGTTTTCCATCGTCTACCAGGGTATCACCACCCGTATCCTGCCGCTCTTGAAGGTGGACTACACCTCCCATTACCTCAAATCGCAGATCTACATCGGCGCCGTCAACTGGCTCTTGCTGGCCCTGGTGATCATGATCATGCTGATCTTCAAGAAGTCCGACAACCTGGCGGCGGCTTACGGCCTGGCGGTGACCGGCACCATGACCATCACCGGCATCATGATGGTCATGATCTTCTCCCGCACCAAGAAGAAGTGGAAGGTGCCGGTGGCCCTGTTCGTGACCCTGATCGACGCCGCCTTCCTGACGTCGAATCTTCACAAACTCCCTGCCGGCGGCTACTGGTCGCTGATTCTGGCATCCATCCCCCTGGGGGCCATCCTCATCTGGACCAAGGGACAGCGGGCCCTGTACCGCGCCCTGAAGCCGCTGGACCTGGAAACCTACCTGATGAGTTACGAGCAGATCTACCACAAGGGGCACATAGCCGGAACCGGCCTGTTCTTCGTCAAGGAGTACGACACCATCCCGCCGTACCTCGTGCACTGCACCATCCGCAGCAACATCATCTACGAGCGCAATGTGCTGATCTCCATCATCCGCACGGACGAGCCCTATGGCCTGAAAAGCAACCTGACCACCGGCCTGGGAACCGGCCTGGACGCCTTTGAAGTCATCGCCGGCTACATGGAGATGTTCGACATCGAACAGTTGCTCAAGGATAAGGGCATCCTGGAAAAGGTCATCTTCTACGGCATCGAGGACATCGCCACCGCCAACCCGGTCTGGAAGGTCTTCTCCGCCATCAAGAAACTGACCCCCAACTTCGTGCAGTTCAACAAACTCCCCGCAGCCAAGCTGCAAGGGGTCATTACCCGTGTTGAGATGTAG